The sequence below is a genomic window from Cicer arietinum cultivar CDC Frontier isolate Library 1 chromosome 6, Cicar.CDCFrontier_v2.0, whole genome shotgun sequence.
AATGCTATACTAACTTTTAAAGAAAGACTAAAATTCATTaaaggattaaaaaaaaataaagaataacaaatctaaaaaaatattttaagcatAATAAACCCTATTATTTATTATGAGTTATTAGGGTTTATATTTCTCTTCAACAAACCCACCACTGCCTTCCACTTCTCGGTGGCCCCACGGTCCAGCTCCGGCACACGTTTGTCACTCCACCACCACCATTGTGTTCCCTTCTTTCTCCTCTTTAAAAgccatatatttattatttaggaCTGTGAAGTTGAATTTTTGGACCGCAGCCTTTGAAGCCTGTTTCCGGCCACCTCAAATCCAACCACAAAAAAACCGTATGATATTCCATTTCTATGTGACGAGATATTTCTGTTGatcaaatttgttttaatttctgGACACTTTCACCGGCAACCACTGCGCCGGAAATCACCCCCACCGCGTCGGAGTTTGGATTAcccatattattttatttatttcagtgagttttttttcttctacttcTCTTTTAAGTCTTTATCATGTTCATCTCTTTATTCCATGTATGTATTGCTTGCCGTATGCACTTGTTGTTGATGAGATTTACTCACATGTCGCTGCTTTGGTTGTTGTGATGTCGTTCACCACTAATTTTTCATAGCAGAATGGTTATAGTATTTTAGTCTTGTTTGGTTTTCTGCATTGGTTTTTGGTGTTTAGAGAATTTTAGTTGCATTTATGAATTGCTTTTAGAGATGAGTCATCTAGTTCAACCCGACTCAATATAAAGGCAGATTATTGATAGATACCGAGTCAATCACCTAGTAGGTTTTGGATTGAATTTTCCTATGCAGGGACCAACTCTTTTATAGTTTATGTAAGATTCTATACTGTCCCGAATTCAGAAATATAGTAAACGGTGAAACAAATTGTAGACTTTGTTTTGTTCTGTCATGCTTTCGGTTTCCCAAGAAAAAATGGTAAACAAACCCAAATTTCAGTGGCTTAGTATACATGAACAGTTCAATATGcacaatataacaaataaaaacgccaatttttttctttcaagctCGTTGAAAAGTGAAAATTAGTCCCTTATCCTTTGCTGTCAGATGTGTGTGTGACCATGTGAGCGCATATAGTGATAGTGGCCTTCAGCCTTAAAAATAGTTCTTTTGGCTTTACCAAGCGAGATGACAAAGGAAGGTATTAAAGTATAGCTAGGAATATATAATGCATGATCAAGAGGTGTGGGAAAAGAGTAAAGGAATAGAGAGAAAGATGTAATAGCTAATGTAATGTAATATAGAAAGGATGTAAAAGTGAAGTGATAATTAAAAATAGGCATGAAGTAATTATGTGTATCTCAAGTGGTGGAAATAGAAACTAGAAAGAAACAAAAGGTGAAGAGGGAAGTTAGTCATGTTGACAgtgaatgaaaaataaatagaaagaaCATGGGACAAGAATGGTATTCTGACATGCATCAATTTAATAATGTGATTTCGCTccatttgataaaatgtttataaGATTCTATTTATTGTTATgaatgagaaataaataaaattcttgaAGTAACAAATTGAtccaaaaattttaatataaaaatcacCGAGTATACTACTACACACAGTACATGTTTACAAATTTGCACGACTAAGTCAATAAAGAGCTTTTTGATCAAAAGTATATGTCTTGCAATTTGAATTTGACAGTGACAGACGGAGAGAGAGCTATGGGTTCGTCCCCTTCACCAGACATTTACATCCCAGAGCAATGGTCGCAGGCTGCAGAGTCCATTGCTTCAAGTTCAACACCTACTATCACACTCATATGTGGAGCAAAGAACTGTGGCAAGACAACCTTCTCCCGCTATCTCCTAAATGTACTATTGACCAAATTTAAGAGAGTAGCTTATCTCGATACCGATGTTGGTCAACCTGAGTTTACTCCTCCTGCTTTTGTGTCTCTCACCGTCGTTCGTAAAATAACTCCAGGTATGTATGGTAATCAATACCTTTCttcattttctaaaaaagtATTTCATACTGGATATTGATTGACTTAGaactttgttatttttttattattttagatttgacAATTCCATGCCTGAAAACACCAGAGAGGTAAGAATTGCTATCTCATCTCAATAATATGGGAACTTAATCTgtcttttagatttttatttttatttatgttgctTTGAATTGGAAATATTTCACATGACTGCTGCTTGTGAAGATGTAATGGCACATAATCACTATTCTATAATTACATGTAATTGCCATGTAATGTTAGGCATGTTGTATTCTTTACTTGTTAATTAGGTTAAGATGGTTGGTTACTACTTGGGGGTATATGAGTATATCACATGCTTTCTGGATTAGTCCCCAAAAGAGTAGTTAGTGGTATGAATTGGGACACCAAAGGAGTATTGCGTATGAGGTTTAGGGCTCAGTCCTTGCTACTAACAATTCCTCCTCTCAATAACAAACTGTCTATAAAAAAGCTTGCTTACCAGATTAAATATAGAActgtcaaaaaattaaataactgaTTGATAACAATATTAGGGCCTGTTCGGGGTGGTTGtgagttttttgttttgtaagtCAATTTCGAAACCAAAACCTCATCCGGTTATCTGGGGCTGAATCGATTTTCTCCGAATGGGGTTTTAGATATTATGACTTTTTCACGCATTCTTGTTCTATTCATTGTTGTTCCCTTTTTTGATGATGTTGTAAGACTCAAAGGTTCTAGTCCATTTCATTGTTATGAAGTATTCTATAGACTGTGAGGTGGATGGAATTTTATTGTCTGTTTGTAGGATATATTTAATTCTGTTAGCCTCAGTTAATCGATGTCTTATTTGAATGAACATGTTTACTTGTTATGGAGTTGCTTCATTCACTTTCTGTCATTTATTACGTAGCAGATGCCTTTTCTTTGGCGATGTTTCTTCTAAGAGAGATCCATCAGCATACTTAAATTACATCTTCTCCATATATGATTATTATCAAAAGGAGTATTACACTCTTGCTAAGAGAGAAAAATCTTCTAGGACTGTGGTTCCTCTTGTAGTGAATACACCAGGTTGGGTTAAAGGTAAGCTCGTGTCTTTTGAGTTATTAATTTGATTCCTTTTATTcgttcattttatatttttactgcACATGAACTATTGCTTTCCTGGACTAATAACAATTTATCAATGATTATGGTACTCATTTAGTGGGTTTTGTCTTGCATTTCAGGTGTTGGTTATGACGTATTAGTGGATATGTTAAAACATATTTGTCCCACACATATAGTTAAGATAGGTATATCCACTGAAAACAAAAATTTACCTGCCGGAAAATTCTGGTTAGATGGGAAACATGATGAAACAATGAACTTGATCGAGATAAATTCAGCTCGTCAGGACTCATTAAATAGATCGTAAGCCCAAATCTGATTAGTTAGCATTTTCAGCTGCTATTTTGATccacttgtttttttttcttttcaattttgttcATCAAGTATTATAGAATATCCCTATTTGTTTCCCCAGGGTACTTGTTCAAAAGGATGCTCATCTCCTGCGTGATTTACGAATAATGGCTTATTTCAGACAGTGCTTTCCTAACGATTCAGATATTTCAACTATCAAGGAACTTGCACATTCCTTGACCTCTCACTGTCCTTATCAAGTTCCCATTGCAAGCGTAAAGATTCGACATGTTCATCGTGAGGTTGGTTCTATTGTTACTTATTATCTCTTCTGATTGTGTCGGGCCACTGGGTAAAAGTAAAGTTGATGCCTTGTGACTTGATTGTGGCAGCAGTATCCGCCTAAACAGCCTCTTCACTCAAAAGTTGTGTGTCAAAGTCTAACGCTTCCTAAGCTCCACAGTGGAGTCTTGTGATTGGGCTGTCCTTTATATGCTTGGTTTTGATGCATTTCATCCATTGATTCCAATACCACTTTGAATTTCAAATcttttcattatatatttaaataaatactgAATATATTATggttttcaatttatatttgagtattgaatatataaattttgacagtATATCTtgtatttatctatttatttatttacttatttttgtataaaggaaatcaaaacattttatatgACCTATCAATGTTTTTGTAGGTCCCAAGCTCTGAAATATTCTACAGCCTGAATGCTAGTATTGTTGGCTTAGCAGTTGAATCTGAAGGACCTAAAAATTTACCCTGGTGCCTTGGTCTTGGTACGTAATTTGACTGACttccaaatttcaaaataaacatTCTGCCATCATTTTACTGAGATGCAAATTACAGTATCTGTTGCAAAATTAACATTCTAACATTCTGACATGATTTTAATAATCCCATGGCAGTGGTGTTGTGAACTAGTTGAAAGCCCCCTATTTTGTGGTTTTAATGTCTAGATGGCTTCCAATGCCTCATAAACAAAAAATGACATTTGGAttctaatgaaaaatataaattaaaactttGAACAATATCAGTCAAACTTTTGGTTGCAGTGAGGCACACAGAAACACTGAAAGGAATTTACATATGTGGGCCGAGTGAAAGGAATTTCGTAATTTTGCAATAACATCTTAAGGGATCTCTAtctctttagggtatcaaataTCCACAAatacaaaagataaaaaataaaaaagtcataTTCCTCTGGTCTTCTGATCTTTTAATGACGAGCACACAGATCATAGTCCATACGATCTTCTAGTTGTTATGAATTTGGGTTATCCTAAGCATAATTACTGTTAAAGACATCTTTATTTCTTGTGATTCAGGCATTGTGAGGGGTATTGACACAGTCAAAGGCATGCTCTATGTGATTACACCTGTGCCATTTAATGCTCTGAAAAAAGTCAACCTCTTGCTACAGGGTTATATCCAAATTCCTACTTGTTTATTGCAGGTTAGAAATTGTTTTTTTGTACTTGTTCCTTCTTCTCAACATTAACTTGTAGAAACAAAAGTTTACCTTGTTAGAAAAGTGTTACCAAACTGCTTTATTTTGTTGTCTTACAACTTAGATAATGTCATTAAAATGTGTGTTGTCAAATTTTAGAAAAGGATTTTAATGTGTGTGCGTGCGGGAGTGCGCATGAAAAAGAACCTATAGTTTCATGTAATCTGTCATGGGTCTGTTGCTGGAGCCTGGGACTGGGTGCTCCAGCTCTGCTTCCTGCGCTTACATAACGCTTGATAATTCATTGGTGTTGTTAGAgaatatttaagatattattTGACTATCTTTTTGATCTGTTTCTTTATTTCCATAGGTTTTGATCTTCATAATAGTGTGGTTGTACTAAATGGAGTGGCATTTGACTTgattattagtatatatataaggtTGATGTATTGTAACACAtgatatctttaaaaaattcagTTTATTACCTGGAGTTGCCTTCGTTTCCTTCTTCTCTAAACCTAAAACTTAAACTTATAATTCTTGATTTGGTATGTGAAACCTGACAGCCATGCAAAGACCATGTTAGAACAGCCCTGACCACCACTACTCCCTTTACTTAATTTGGACATTGATTCCTCTTTCCCGTAAGTTCTGTTTGTTTTTCTAGTTGTGTTGTCAGCGAGAGTAATAGTCTTTGTGCATTATGTTGCATTTGAGCTAGAGGAAACGGCTGGCTATGTGAAAGGCTTGTGGAGCAAAGAAGCCTCCGGTTGGATGGAGCCGTCCCTAGGTAGTTCAGTAGTTGATCTATGTTCTATCTTAAGCTAGGTAGTCAATAGCACCGGTTTGCGGCGGGATCGCGCTGGAGCAGAGCGGTGAAGGACATGGCCGCGTCGGCGCAGTGCGGCGCGGGGAAAGAAGAGGTCGCACGCGATCTGGGCCGGGTCGCGTTCCGGGTCGTGGGTTCTCAAACCCtagaaaacaaatttttttacattcttttttttccttgaaaaatcaattttacccttaaatttttaaaatgttttaaggGTTATTTTGGTATTGTCTTTCAAATTTTAGAGTTAGTTGTCTCCTTCCTCTGCCGTTTCGTCGCCCTCTGTCGTTTCGTCTTCTCACTGCCGTTTTGTCGTCCTCTGCGTTCGTCACTCCTCTGCATTCGTCCTTCCTCGTTCGTTCCTCTTCGCCTGTTCGTCTTCCTCACTCGTTCGTTCCTCTGCGCCCTCTGCGCCGTTCCTCTTCGTCATGGGTTCTCTTCCTTTTACTTCTTTCTCTGTTCTGTTTTTACTTCTTTCTCTGTTCTCTTACTATGTGCCGTTCCTGTTTTtactcctttttttttatttaattttgttttctttttacttctttctctttctctatttctttattttttttgttacttctttttttcttgtttttttctttctgtttttattttaatttgatttttttatcttttgttactTAGTTaattctttctatttcttttatttaatttatttttttgttacttctttctttttatttatttatttctgttttattttttaatttatgaatgtttatttttttgttactatTTATGAATGGTTATGAGTTTGAGATATTGTTTTATTATGCatgtttatataatattattcatataatttgttcaaaaaattCCGGTATCCCGCAATCCGCTATCCCGGTTTTCGGGGTTGGTTGCGACGCGCCGCTATCTGGGATTGACTACCTAGATCTTAATATTCTGATGAAGGTTGCCATgttctttacttttttttaattgaaggGAGGGCTAGTTGCCTAAGTTATCTGGCAAGTTAGACCAATGTTCTTCTTCTTATGCTCTTGGCTTATTACTTGTAACAAGGAAGGGGAGTCTTAGAGAATATTTGATGCAAAGGAGGAGAGGGATGAGGGAAAATAACTTTCTTCCGGTTTGGTTCGAAGGGGAGGGGAGGAatgtcaaaacaaattttctttcatatcctttattattattattataaagtaaaagctaacattttattaaaaatgttaagGGTCCACCTGTGGACCCTTTTTGGAGGTCCATATTAGAAGCATCTATTACTTTTTATATCACCTTTTATGGTTGATTTAGGAATAATATTTTAGTCACtgtatttaaatgttttaaacaCGTGTGTCCTCCTTTCCAAATCCCTCAATATTGGAGGGGTGTTAAAATTGAGTCAGGAGGGAATTTGTTCCTCTCTCCTTTCATTTTCTCTCAATCAAACCCTATGTAGGACTAGTTATATTATTTGACcggtttatttatttttgtatattttagtcttatttctACTGGGTTTATATTTGTGCTAGTTCTAGTAGGACTGGCACACAACCTCATTATTAGTACaatcattattattgttaagaTTTTGTTACACAGCAGACCACATTCATttccttcttccctaaccctaaacctatATTTTTTAACCTCAATCTTGTTTAAGTGTCTTGAAATCGAAAGAATCATTCATGTAATGTTGCTTTTcctatttcatttcatttttttatctgAGTGTTGTGTaaggttatttatttatttatttatttattattattattaatgatgCATGTTCTCATGTAAGAAAATGATTTCTTTTCAGGTCCAGGGATGCATATCACCTTACATGTCAGAGAATGTATTGTAGTTACATGTCAGAGAATGTATTGACTAAGCTAATTATTTTTTACGAGTTAGCAAAGAGAACAGAATCATTATAGTTACATAGGGTAGTAGTCAACcctttattataattattataaattataaataatacataCTTCTCTTTTTCATGGAATCAGTACACGGATAATAATTTGTGTCTactagtatttttttcttcccaaTTTATGATTATGCACTTCTTTTCTCTAACTTTAATTTGCAGGTCAATGTTAGAATTTaacaattgttaatattttgttgAGAGTGAGGATGTAACTGTGATATCTTTATTACTCAACTTAACTCTTTCACTCTATCTTTCGAGTcaatagttaaataaaatttcgGTTATATATACAAGAAACTGACTGTGGTGAGAATGCTTAATTATTGTGAGAAACAATAACAAATAACCATAACTATTGCTTAAATCCGAACGACTCTGCTTAGCTTTTCATTCAAAAGGTCATGTGACCtagtaaaaattatttcagAAAATTTGAAAGCAGAATTTCTGCAAAGCCATCTGCCATTCCTTTCTTCCGTAAAAGAAAAGAACTTTcaacattttctttttaacacttcttttccttttaattttttatttgatttatatgatcagaaaattgttaaattgttgACCACCGATGAGTGTTGTACTGGGCGATGAACATAGATTAATTGTGATAATGAACACATTCTCATTGTAAAAGTGAAGAAATTATTCTGAGAAATAAATTGGGTGAGGTTGAATAATTCCTGAAACTTTTAGTCTCTGATTATCCTCTACAACTCAATTTACCGGAATTTGTTAGAATATATTAGATTATAGAAAAGGATAAGAGAGAACGGAGAAAATGATTTCTCTTATTAAGTTGTTAATCAATGCGTAATTTAGATGATAATCACATGCATaacttgaataaataatatgcataacttcaattttttgttttttgacgTCAATAACTTCTCAAATCTTGCTGGTATCATCAACTTGTTTGCTCCaatgttttcaattttcatttgcAAATTGATTAATCGGAGTTTATCATAAAACTTTTGAAAGTAGTTCTTGTATATATAATGTCTCAATTCAACATCTTATCTCATTTCTTTTTCATAGAAACTATCCATAATTTGTCAAATTTCATTACAAAACATCTCAATAAACGAAAAATCTTTGGTTTGTTGAGTTTGAGCCATATTATACATGGAATCTGCATTTAGAATAATATATGCAACAATAACTCCTTTCCACATTGCTATCTTGGAAGGGTTCTGAGGAGAAGAAGGTATTGTTGATTGAATTTCGAGAACCACATTGTGACCTGCATAAGAGAATGCTACTTCTCCCATCGCCAACATGAAGTTCAGTACACCATCAGCAGTGCTATTAGCTTTATAGCTATAGTCCACATCTGCTTTAACTCCCTTTTCAATGGAAGCCACCCAAGCTATTGTTGTATATCTGTATTGTATATTGAGACAGCAGAAATAGAGTTGAAGCTTGGGCATTGACAGAGAACAAAGTTTACAGAACTGAAGATAAGAATCCAATAGGAGGTTCTGATGTGTCTACAAGTTGGACAAAGAGTTTCTTGAACCTTTTTCAATGATTTTCCTCCAATTTGTTACCAAATGCATGTTGACCAAGTTCATGGTACCTATCAAATCTTACCCCTGGTACCATTTCATGCATCTCAACCATTTGCCATAGTGTAAACAAAGTAATAATCCATGATAATATCAATACCACTGCGCCTGGACccctgttttttatttattttttttataaatatatatgtgagatatttattttgattgaatATGAGACATATTTTccgaaaataaataaatggataaaCATACATAGCATCCCATCTTAGACATAGCGTAAGGAAGGGTGAGAACACCGGCACCAACCATGGCTGTGATATTGTGAAAAGCAGAGTAGCCACTCATTAATGGCTTTCTGTCTAGCCGCATCATCATTCTCCATATTTCTTCTCCTTTCTTttattcagtttatgtttttttctttcaatatcaTATTTCCTTCGCAATTAAACAATGTAATGTAACCAATTAATCACTTCTTATAAGGTCTCACAGCTACCAAGCTCGATCTTCATAATTATCTCATGCTATGTAATTCAAAAAGTGTCATTAGTTTCACAAACTGTGGAAACTATATGAGGTTGGAAGCGTTACTATAAATAGCACTTGTGCTACCCAACGATCTACTTTTTCGCTAAAAACATCACTCGGTCAACTATACCTCTAGTTAGTTATTACAGTAAGTAActgttttttttagtaatattttttttaccgtAAAGTTTGAATCTGATACATAATATTCgtttaataatttagatatttgtcGGTTGAGttaaactttataattaatttagataaaatttattaatccaTGACATATGTTATCAATTAATTACATCCAAAACATAtgttaaaaagaaatattaattttatttttggatgtCTACTTCTTACATCATATTTCATATCTACATTGTTCACTTTATCATCCGATTGTCTTTTGTTGTATAAATCATGTAATaggaacaattatattattttttctacaaaatatgaatagttctttacatcataaaattattatataaaaaatcacacATTTTAAAAGTGACCCATTTACAAATAACATATGaatcattctttcaatttttaatataatattaattactttttttaaaatatatcatctaattaatattatatgtatcactctcaatttactatttttcattttgtattcACATTCATTTAATTCTTctactaattataattattagacatccaaacataattttaataattttaaggGTGTTTCATTTGAGCCATAAAAAGCggcaattattatttttaggtGTTTCGTTTTCTACtcccaaataataataataataataataataataataataataataataataataataataataataataataataataataataataataataataataataatatttattaataattgaaaatgaGCTGAAGTACAGGTTTCATATATCTGTAGCTGTaagtcactatttttttttttaatcaaactgTAAGTAACAAACTAACAAAGCTTATGGTACTATGAATTTATGTTATACACTGAATCACTAACATTGAGACCCTCTTAGGGCCCACTTTACATTTTACGAAGTACTTctcagtaaaataaaataaaaaacattgatAAAGTGTTTTGCCTTGGCTTATTAATCTTACATAATAGCAGGCTCATATACACatataataacatttattttaactaaattacTAAAACACTTTAGAACTATGTTTTGACAGTGTGCAACTGTTTGCATCTTCCAAAGCCTGCCCTTGTGCTCCAAAAGAAAAATACCTGTTCATCAATTTCTTATTGAATGTTCTCTGCTTATTATATTTCAACTCTAAGGTACCATTGGAGCAAGAGGGTCCAATTGTATCAACATGTTTTTCCTTATTGTTTGAAGAATCAGATAAATTATCCAATTTTGGCTTTACCTTAATTACACCTTGCATTAGTCCTGCAGTGAAATTTTTTTTAGCAGTTGGATTTGGAAGTGATAAAGTTCTTATAGATAATGTTCTTTTGTTGTTTGGAAGTGAACACTGATTTATTGAGTATCTTTGCCTTAATGTCATTGGAAAATCTTCCAAATTTTTCCTTGAACTTATAGAATCAACAGAAATattatcatcatcttcaaaTTCTGAGGCTGATGCTTTTGTCTCTCTTTTCCTATGGAACTTGAGAAGATTCTTTAACCGTTTCGCAGCCGAATTAACAGAACTAGTAGTCTTGCTGTTACATGAGGAACTTGAATCATTGTCTACTtcaattgaaaatgaatttgattCTGTTTCTAAACTTGCTTGATCATTATTGACAATTCTATCAGATGAATTCTCAATGCATGTGTACAATAATATCTCAGCATCTGATATACTAAATGAAGTTCCAGGACTATTTCCAATAACACCATGATGAGTTTTCATATGATTCACAATTGCATTTCTTGTCACACAATCTTCACAATTAGATATTCCACCAGCTGAAATCAACTGCTTGATTAAAAATTCAGAAGTTCCTGATATCGGTCGTTGTTTCAAATAATCCAAAGGAGTCATTCCATCAGTGTCGCGGACATTTAAATCGATCGATCGAACTGACATAAGTGATTCCACTACATCACATTTGACATCATGAATGAC
It includes:
- the LOC101502892 gene encoding polynucleotide 5'-hydroxyl-kinase NOL9, translated to MTDGERAMGSSPSPDIYIPEQWSQAAESIASSSTPTITLICGAKNCGKTTFSRYLLNVLLTKFKRVAYLDTDVGQPEFTPPAFVSLTVVRKITPDLTIPCLKTPERCLFFGDVSSKRDPSAYLNYIFSIYDYYQKEYYTLAKREKSSRTVVPLVVNTPGWVKGVGYDVLVDMLKHICPTHIVKIGISTENKNLPAGKFWLDGKHDETMNLIEINSARQDSLNRSVLVQKDAHLLRDLRIMAYFRQCFPNDSDISTIKELAHSLTSHCPYQVPIASVKIRHVHREVPSSEIFYSLNASIVGLAVESEGPKNLPWCLGLGIVRGIDTVKGMLYVITPVPFNALKKVNLLLQGYIQIPTCLLQVQGCISPYMSENVL